The Myxococcus fulvus region TCGGTGGGGCGGAACGACGCAATCGCGCGCACCTCGTCCTCCAGCTCGCGGAGGATGAGCGCCGTGCGCCAGCGCAGAGCGCTCTTGGACACGTGCACGTCGCCGAACATGTGGTCGCCCACGTAGAGGACCTCGTCGCCGCTGATGCCCAGGTGGCGCTCGAGCTCCACGGCGCTGCCGCCGAAGTACGGCTTGCCCTCCTTGAAGGGCCCCGAGTGCGGACGCAGGAGCGCCTCGCCGTTGGTCTCCACCACCTCGAACAGCGCCGAGCGCGTGGTGAAGAACTCCGGCTTGCGCGCGGACACAATCACCACGTCGAACAGCTGCCGCCACGTCATGCCGGCGGGCAGGTGCTTGTCGAAGGCGAAGTGCATCATGGGCTCGGTGTAGGCCCACTCGCTGTTGGTGATGAGCAAGAGCTTCTTGCCCGCGTTGCGCTGGTCCAGCAGCGCCAGCGGCGTCTCCGGGTCGTCGATGACGTAGCGCTCCGGGTCCGCGATGATTTCGGCCTTGAGCCGGCCCTGCATGTGCGTGGCGTCCAGGTTCTTGCGCACGTGCTCGTAGAGGTCCGCGTAGCCCATGGGGCCGGGCAGCTGCCCCGCGTCCAGCCGGTCGACCAGCTGCGCGTAGAGGCACGCCTCCGACAGGGAGAAGAGCGTGTTGAGGAACACCCACCGGCGCTCGTGCAGGTCGATGACGACGTGCGAGTACTCGTCGCGCTGGGTGATGAAGTCCAGGGTGCGCGTGCCGTGCAGCGCCTTCTTCACGAACCCGAAGCGGTTGGCCTTGAGCAGGTTGCCCTTCTCGGTGTCGATGATGAGGCCGCGGATGGCGAGCGCCGGGTCGAACTGGAGGTCACCCACGGGCCAGCCCTGCGCGACGAGCCTGTCCCGGATGTGCTCGTACGCGCGGCGCTCCCACGCCTCCACCCGGTAGTGGATGAGCGTGTAGTCCATGTCGTAGCCCACGGCCTTGATGGCGCGCAGGTTGAGGGTGCGGTTGCAGAACAGGCCCCGCTCGGGCGGGGGACCAGCAGGTTGCGAGCGCATAGGAGGCTTGGATTGCCCCGTCCCGAGGCAAAAGTCGATGCCTCTGTGCGGGCCCGTCCGCTGCCTCGCACCACCGGGTGGCGTTGGCCCCATTCCCAGGCGTGTCGGATGCACGGCACTCGCCCCCGGGGGCCAGGGATGGCGCGTGCCTTCCTTGACTAGCTTGCGCGACCCCTCAACCCCCTGAAGCGAGGTCCGTGCATGGCCTGGATGATTCGCGGTCTGTTGGTGAGCGCGCTGTTCGTGGTGGGGTGCAGGCACTCGGCGCCCGCCGTCACGCCGGAGCCGTCGACGCCGGTGGCGCTGAGCTGTGACGAGCGGCAGTCGGAGCTCTCCCGGGAGGCGGACCAGCGGGCGTCGCCGTACGGCATCGAGCAGCACCTGGCGAAGAACTTCCCGGAGGGCTCGGTGTCGTGGCTGATGAAGGATGCGCAGTACCAGCAGTACGTGGTGCAGACGGGCGCGACGAACTTCGGGCGCTGTGACGACAGCGGCTGCTACCTGTTCGCGGCGCCGTCGTCGGTCATCCAGGACGCGGTGAAGAAGGCGTCGTCGGGCGGGACGCATGACCCGGCGGTGCTGGGCCAGGCGCTGGGGTTGCCGGCGAAGAACTTCGAGGGGCCGCTGCGGATGATGACGTTGGACTTGCGCGCGTCGGCGCCGTGCGTGCGGCTGCCGGTGGACAGCGACCCGGGCGCCTGGAAGTGTCAGTCGGAGCAGGACACGGACTGCTTCAAGTTCGGCGGCTACACGTCGGGCGGGTTGCCGGAGGTCATGGTCATCA contains the following coding sequences:
- a CDS encoding HAD-IG family 5'-nucleotidase, which translates into the protein MRSQPAGPPPERGLFCNRTLNLRAIKAVGYDMDYTLIHYRVEAWERRAYEHIRDRLVAQGWPVGDLQFDPALAIRGLIIDTEKGNLLKANRFGFVKKALHGTRTLDFITQRDEYSHVVIDLHERRWVFLNTLFSLSEACLYAQLVDRLDAGQLPGPMGYADLYEHVRKNLDATHMQGRLKAEIIADPERYVIDDPETPLALLDQRNAGKKLLLITNSEWAYTEPMMHFAFDKHLPAGMTWRQLFDVVIVSARKPEFFTTRSALFEVVETNGEALLRPHSGPFKEGKPYFGGSAVELERHLGISGDEVLYVGDHMFGDVHVSKSALRWRTALILRELEDEVRAIASFRPTEARLAERMVLKERLEWDSCQLRLELQRRRGDYGPRTDSPTEQELVAKLGTLREELEALDAELGPMARAATELSNPIWGLLTRAGNDKSHLARQVERYADIYTSRVSNFLFATPFVYLRSPRGSLPHDPSLPGGTPVFPATDSGGGMADAE